In Manis javanica isolate MJ-LG chromosome X, MJ_LKY, whole genome shotgun sequence, the DNA window ctgaaataaacACTATGCTGGATATTTCTGAAATCCTCAAGGGCTGAGTTCGCCACAGCACTCTTtgatctcctgcttttttctgtgcAGTTTTTTCCTTTCGCCTGTAGTACAGAACCTGTGATAACTTCTGGTGTTTCAGTTGCTCTCAAACCTGTTTTCCTAGTTTGATAAAGAAATACTGATGTGTCACATTAGAGTGGTAGCAGTGAAGAGAATTGGCCATTATAAGATATTTTGGTGATATGATCAAGGGGAATTGCTTATGGTCTAATGTAGGAATGAAGAGGTACTCAAAAATGGTTTTTGGCTTGAGTAAGTGGATGACGATTTTACAGAAATGAGGGAAACTGAGAGATGAATGATTGGTAATGGCAGTAGCAGTCACTCTGGCTATAGTAAGTTACTTAGTTATAGTACTTACTAGATAGCCAAGTGGATATATCAGAGAAATGCCTTTGAACTGAGAGGAAAAGGTCTTAGATATCACTTTCTTTGGGaagccattctttcttttttttaaaaatttttttattaaggtatgattgatatacactcttatgaaggtttctcatggaaaaacaatgtggttactacatttacccatattatcaagtccccacccataccccaatgcagtcactgtccatcagtgtagtaagatgccacagatccactatgtatcatctctgtgctatactgttctccccgtgatcccccataccatgtgtactaaacataatacccctcagtctccttctccctccctccccacctgccctcccatacccctcccctttggtaaccactagttcattcttggagtctctgagtctgctgccattttgttccttcagatttgcttcattgttatatactccacaaatgagggaaatcatttggcatttgtctttctctatctggcttatttcactgagcataatgtcctccagttccatccatgttgttgcaaatggtaggatttgtttctttcttatggctgaatagtactccattgcatatatgtaccacatcttctttatccattcatctacagatggacacttaggttgtggGAAGCCTCTCTTCAATGCACTTTTCACCCCATTAAGCTTGTTGCCTTTGCTACACACTGCATCCTTCATCACTCCTTTTGTAGCCTTTATCAAACTtgttacaattttctttttattggtctATTTTCCCTGTTAGATTGTGAGCTGTTTATTGAACAGAACCtatgtcattcattttttatcaGGTTCCTTCCTGGCTCAGTGCTGACAGTCACCTCTCACCATTCATTCAATGTATGCATGTAATAAGGctgtcaatttaattttttctatagttccaattattgaaaattattttccaaattcagCCATAATGTGCCTCCCTCTGTCTTCTATTCAGCTGAGGATATACATATAAAGCTAGGTGTTATTAATTTACTTGTCTGAATACTGACTTTGGTAATTTGCCTTAGATCTTATGCGATTGTATGTCTGGATGAGCATATTAGTCTTTCAAACCAAGCATTTAATAAAACTCCAACATTGTTTTAGCATGTACTATCTTAAACTATGTCTCCTGAAATGATTTTGTGTTATCTTCCATAGccaagttttaatatttttgtgttaaCTTTCACATAGTGTTTAATATTTATACTATTAAATTTCATCTTACTAGATTCAGCACGCAATTCCAGAAGTGGAAATAATTTTGGATCCTGCATATATAGTTGAATATATTGACTTATGCTCTTACCTCCAAGTGCTCAGAGGCAGAAGTTGGGGGCAAAGCAAATATGCCAAAGTTGGGCTCCAGGTCTTTGCCTGCAGCTTCAACTAGAAAATAATGCTTTCTGGTTAAAAGAAGATTTTATGGTGAGGTTAATGCAGTTTATTTTTGGCAAAAAGTTTTGTCCTAAAATTTTCAAAGCCACTTTCTAGAGCAAGTCACTGGTGATTTCCCCAAGAAGGCAATCAACACCACAGCTTTTTCCATCCCCCAACTTGCCACGCCACCCAATTTTAatggttttaatatttatatttaaactgtGCATGATTTACCCATTATTGGTTAAAACTGTGTGCAGTTAATGTTAATGACTCATTTATctacttattttgaaaatatcacaGTTATTTGGTATGTTAGTGAACATTCTCATGATATATAGTTTTGAATATAGccttaaactcaaaatggagttctgcaaaataatttataaattctaaaaatgctTATAATTGATTTTATCTCAcactttctgtgaaaaaaaaatgctgcattTTGTTGGTGGGGGGCATGTTCAGAAGAGAATTTGCCGTTTTTTTGTGGCTAATTGACAGTCTATTTGCTCTATTCTAGTTCTTCTTTACCCTCTCCTTTCACCAGCATACAAAGAGGAAAAGTACTATTGTAGCACTAAATAATCTTATATCAACAGTTTTTCGGAAGAAAAGTATAATTTGGGGATCACCTAACTCCcttttagactattcattcaaCCACAGATAAACCCAACTGATTACTACTATGATCATTACTATGAGCTTCAGCTCAAATTTACCATTTTACTCAAatctcaagggaaaaaaaacaactactAAATGCCTCACCTAAGTGCAGATACACCACCATCTAaacttatttacttttttgataAGATTAACACAGCAAGGGGATACTATAGcctatttttcctatttctgatgGTTTCATGTTGGATTATGATGGTATTcgcacaaggtcacacagcaacttGATGGTACAATTGAGACCAAAACCCTGGGATTTGGATTCCCAGGTTATTACTCTTTCTACTAATACCATGGTGATGCTCAAATGCTTACAGGAGGTTCTTACCATAAAGAAGGGAGCACCAGAGTCAAAAAAATAATCACGATGAAACAATTTAAAGGAAATGCATCCTCACAGCTCTCTCCCTCTTAtaagttcttccttttttaatttcaagTATTTCATTGGTTGTATTTTTCAACTTAAAACAGCTCAAGTCTGAATATCACCTTCTACTAAACAAGATGtggaagaaatgaaatgattACACCTTTACAGTGTGACCTCCCCAACTATAGGtgaaaaatgtttcattattttccctCTTACCCCCAAACTAAAATCACCTTTGACTGGGAAATGATCACTTACATAAGataatatatagaaattaaaacactttaatataatataaacatttccagaatatagaCTGATTTTGTATCAGTACTTTTTGAGaggtttttaaaactatatatcaTCTAAGCTTATATTATAAGGCTGTTTCATTTTCCACTTTCAGaactagaaaatacaaaaatacactgCAAATTAGACttaataaacaagcaaaaaatcAGTCTAATTCACTTCATACATTTTCCTTGGAGAAAACCAAGAAACAAACacacaacaataataaaataccatCAACACTAACACAAACCCAAATCAGGAATGGGTTCTTTAATGTCTGGTAATtctctcatttaaaataattcactaTCAGCAATTTGTTCTTGTTGTGTTCttatgttcttctttctcagaggcTAGGTTTAAGTTCgttttttctttcaattcaaTTTCAATTTTTACGCACACACAGGAACTTAGCTTTCCTGAACTGGCAGTGACTGAAACCACCTCTCCTGTTCTTCATTGGATGTCCCTGGCTTTGTTGAAATACATACTCTTAACCAATTTCTTCAATTTATCCTcagggaaacaaaagtgaaagttCAAAATCCAAGAATAGATTCATCCCAAagcatttcctcttctgtttttacttcaacaaatttctttttctgtttcctgtgcttatctacttattttgaaaatatcacagttcttctttctcagagggTACACCAtggctttctttcttcttttgatgCTTAAGCTTTCCTGCACTGACACTGACTTTACCTCCCTGTCTTTTCTTTTGGCGGATACTCTTGTCCTTGTCTAGATCCGTATCTTCAtaactctttttccttttatgcttGGACTGCTCTTTCTCTGgtctttttcccccttcctccagGTGCCGCCTTCTCTTCTGATGTCTCTGTTTATGACCTGCCTGATGGTCACTGGTATTCTTTTCTGAGGAGAGGTGCTTGTAAACTTCAGATTCTACACTGTATGGGCCAGAATTACTTTCTTGCTGACTAAGGCTCAGGGGTACTGGTTTTTCTAGGAAATAGTCTCTGGTGGGTTGACAGTAGGTCACAGAGTCTAGTTTCTGTTTGCTGTCATGAGCTGGTGAACAATGAGGTAACTGGTTTTCCACTGCTTGTGAAATATTGTATGATGCTGGATAGGTCTGGGAAATCTCAAATGGGAGCCCTGGCTCAATCATTCTATGTCTGGGTCTGGAATCAACCATTTCTCTGCACTTATGGGTTTCCATAGAACTATTGCTTCTGTTTCTGAAACAAGTCTTTGGCTCTAGTCCTCTGGCT includes these proteins:
- the ZMAT1 gene encoding LOW QUALITY PROTEIN: zinc finger matrin-type protein 1 (The sequence of the model RefSeq protein was modified relative to this genomic sequence to represent the inferred CDS: inserted 2 bases in 1 codon; deleted 2 bases in 1 codon; substituted 2 bases at 2 genomic stop codons); translated protein: MRTYVCHTCNITFTSLYMFQSHMQGREHQIKESIVFSLVKDSKKTQDSCQDECADYIKVQKARGPEPKTCFRKMEESSLDTRGYRKVVNSRSRHRMFEQIFPSDTLWTYPESYNITQTVKKHCLPAHSKKTYDSFQDEVEDYIKVQKPRGLDPKTCFRKLGDNSVEIHRYREVDSGRRQRMFEERFSFXTSQTDQQQYSISPXESQLHHWLPTHSKRTYDSFQDELADYIQVQKARGLEPKTCFRNRSNSSMETHKCREMVDSRPRHRMIEPGLPFEISQTYPASYNISQAVENQLPHCSPAHDSKQKLDSVTYCQPTRDYFLEKPVPLSLSQQESNSGPYSVESEVYKHLSSEKNTSDHQAGHKQRHQKRRRHLEEGGKRPEKEQSKHKRKKSYEDTDLDKDKSIRQKKRQGGKVSVSAGKLKHQKKKESHGVPSEKEELXYFQNKDKHRKQKKKFVEVKTEEEMLWDESILGF